One Oryza brachyantha chromosome 3, ObraRS2, whole genome shotgun sequence DNA segment encodes these proteins:
- the LOC102701253 gene encoding CCG-binding protein 1 encodes MLSSTALRPPPPAAQPATVASAAAGRRASAGGAVVRAVRNYDSIPKREPFSSSRSVLDEFLRQEKPLVQQTKDQITDYCTTLEGDECCSCWDAYFELNKLEEELPKEEIARMVKDSEGDPRYLINSIHHRSDLRKKMAEKSRNSVSSNSLSQAAKPRPFPVPDGLPKTQEELDEEQEALMPESSYTRLLRRMGRYPDWYTPRPDHETD; translated from the exons atgctgtcATCCACCgctctccggccgccgccaccggcggcgcagCCCGCGACCGTCGCTTCGGCGGCTGCCGGGCGGCGCGCGTCGGCGGGCGGGGCAGTGGTTCGCGCGGTGCGGAACTACGACTCGATCCCGAAGCGGGAGCCCTTCAGCTCGAGCCGCAGCGTCCTCGACGAGTTCCTCAGGCAGGAGAAGCCCCTCGTCCAGCAGACCAAGGACCAGATCACAG ATTATTGCACAACACTTGAAGGCGATGAATGCTgtagctgttgggatgcttaCTTTGAACTCAATAAACTTGAG GAGGAGCTACCCAAAGAGGAAATTGCAAGGATGGTGAAGGATTCAGAGGGAGATCCAAGGTACCTGATCAATAGCATCCATCACCGTTCAGATCTACGAAAGAAGATGGCTGAGAAATCTCGTAACTCAGTATCATCGAACTCTCTGAGTCAAGCTGCGAAACCAAGGCCTTTCCCTGTGCCTGATGGATTGCCGAAAACGCAGGAAGAGCTTGATGAAGAACAGGAGGCCCTAATGCCGGAGTCCTCTTATACAAGGCTACTAAGAAGAATGGGGAGATATCCTGATTGGTATACACCTCGCCCAGATCATGAAACCGACTGA